Proteins encoded in a region of the Esox lucius isolate fEsoLuc1 chromosome 9, fEsoLuc1.pri, whole genome shotgun sequence genome:
- the ccdc40 gene encoding coiled-coil domain-containing protein 40, with product MEGGGNVGDGKDEKNESPLQHETDNQQQGDGDEAAEDSGVMAPPAQDQEIGSVEQSDREEADTEANYLISQSGNSVTEATVIPHGNSVPLPDHDGDELRSAEQEEADEDELIVLDPEHPLMKRFQSALKNHLQKQLERVNLELQEKMAIEKAENRYCEELGVEMYGLQQELARLQACLEGRHETNMRAAALRRHAQDQLEGVRSQYRTVAGQTRDQRSHVSQLQSEVENLSLRLYYMQEVNADLRSDITAIRNASRKADSEKSQAENQKHKQDLYVERLTKHMERLKEQIALYEVQTAAQSAETRAAREALCEAEINMDSLLRERKQLMQEWNSSLLGMRRRDEAYTAMQESLRTAARQVRSLDTEIEGFRKSITREQERNEHLTALLNRAQLDGATSKKLISQCQSRQEALQAQYSTYMRTLQETDRTLARVDAECGERQALVSSLRKQMEKECARRVELEDHIVAKMQDRLTHDAAAKFSRRITDKMTADKREREAQLSRLENEMAAVKLESTEVTLRLEGLARALAALDTEMSRRHELLSANEAMSAKRVTVIERKQATINMYNKKIEQIIASTGHKDLGPMEIRASTLTKELEEVGREIKEQQQFWLWKQEELVRLTQDKQAQSAFLLTLQTQLTILEQRKVRTESEIEQERREQNELEKRTKGLTADMLKLNSLLSKNGHLRQALEQGNVLMETEFLHRLKQAERDSIEMQMKLERIKEEKERLLSSLVEAERQIMLWEKKTQLVKETRSAVDSEAGQGEIRIMRAEIHRMEVRYGQLMKQQERLLREMETVVARRETIVMRSEAQGRSNRKQPTHTNFHGILQGLRRKIQDTKKQAEECDGVLGGLRQSQASLSCRLRDKQVQLRELHSASAVLTSDLRCQQDTREQNLARLVSLQGRAKQLQAVRDGRYVALSTADALEPAVQRQEERLHAVAAILHRVQQEFPQHQGALRRISLALASRAQTPIDQETR from the exons atggagggtggaggaaatGTGGGAGATGGGAAGGACGAGAAGAATGAATCCCCGCTACAACACGAGACTGACAACCAGCAGCAAGGTGATGGTGACGAGGCGGCGGAGGACTCCGGGGTAATGGCGCCACCTGCGCAGGACCAGGAG ATTGGTTCAGTAGAGCAGTCAGACAGAGAAGAAGCTGACACAGAAGCAAATTATCTGATTTCGCAGTCTGGAAACAGTGTAACAGAGGCAACCGTTATTCCCCATGGAAACTCTG TGCCCCTCCCCGACCACGATGGGGACGAGTTACGAAGTGCAGAGCAAGAGGAAGCGGACGAAGATGAGCTGATTGTCCTTGACCCTGAACAT CCTCTGATGAAAAGGTTCCAGTCTGCCTTGAAGAACCATCTCCAGAAACAGCTGGAGAGAGTCAACTTGGAACTCcaagagaaa ATGGCTATAGAGAAGGCTGAGAATCGATACTGCGAGGAGCTGGGCGTGGAGATGTACGGTTTGCAACAGGAGCTGGCCCGACTCCAGGCCTGTCTGGAGGGACGCCACGAGACCAACATGAGGGCGGCCGCCCTGCGCCGGCATGCCCAGGATCAGTTGGAGGGGGTGAGGAGCCAGTACCGTACCGTGGCCGGCCAGACCAGGGACCAGAGGTCGCATG TGTCCCAGCTTCAGAGTGAAGTGGAGAACCTGTCGCTTCGGCTCTACTACATGCAGGAGGTCAACGCTGACCTGCGCTCCGACATCACCGCCATTAGAAACGCCTCACGCAAGGCCGATTCCGAGAAGAGCCAGGCCGAAAACCAGAAACACAAACAG GACCTGTACGTGGAGCGGTTGACCAAACACATGGAGCGGCTGAAAGAGCAGATCGCCCTTTACGAGGTCCAGACCGCGGCCCAGTCCGCTGAGACGCGGGCCGCCAGGGAGGCCCTCTGCGAGGCAGAGATCAACATGGACTCCCTGCTGAGGGAGAGGAAGCAGCTGATGCAAGAGTGGAACAGCAGCTTGTTGGGCATGCGGAGACGAGACGAGGCCTACACCGCCATGCAAGAGTCCCTGAG AACGGCCGCCCGACAGGTTCGCTCCTTAGACACGGAGATCGAGGGCTTCAGGAAGTCCATCACACGGGAACAGGAGCGCAACGAGCACCTGACGGCGCTGCTGAACCGGGCCCAGCTGGACGGCGCCACGTCCAAGAAGCTGATCTCGCAGTGTCAGAGCCGGCAGGAGGCGCTCCAGGCCCAGTACAGCACCTACATGCGGACCCTGCAGGAGACCGATCGGACCCTTGCCCGCGTCGACGCG GAGTGCGGAGAGCGCCAGGCTCTGGTGTCCTCGCTGAGGAAGCAGATGGAGAAGGAGTGTGCGCGGCGCGTGGAGCTGGAGGACCACATCGTGGCCAAGATGCAGGACCGGCTAACGCACGACGCCGCCGCCAAGTTCTCCCGGCGCATCACCGACAAGATGACCGCGGAtaagagggagagg GAGGCCCAGCTGTCCCGCCTAGAGAACGAAATGGCAGCGGTGAAGCTGGAGAGCACCGAGGTCACCTTGCGCCTGGAGGGGTTGGCGCGCGCCCTCGCCGCCCTGGACACGGAGATGAGCCGCCGCCACGAGCTGCTCAGTGCCAACGAGGCCATGAGTGCCAAACGCGTCACTGTCATCGAGCGCAAGCAGGCCACCATCAACATGTACAATAAGAAGATTGAGCAGATCATCGCCAGTACTGGG CACAAGGACCTTGGTCCGATGGAGATCCGGGCCAGTACTCTAACcaaggagctggaggaggttGGCAGGGAGATCAAGGAGCAGCAGCAGTTTTGGCTGTGGAAACAGGAGGAGCTAGTGAGACTGACCCAGGACAAACAGGCGCAGAGCGCCTTCCTGCTCACACTGCAGACCCAACTCACCATCTTAGAGCAGAGGAAAGTCCGGACAGAGA GCGAGATAGAGCAGGAGCGGCGCGAACAGAACGAGCTGGAGAAGCGCACGAAGGGTCTGACGGCAGACATGCTGAAGCTCAACTCCCTGCTGAGTAAGAACGGGCATCTCCGCCAAGCGCTGGAGCAGGGCAACGTCCTCATGGAGACCGAATTCCTCCACAGGCTTAAG caagCGGAGAGAGACTCCATTGAGATGCAAATGAAGCTTGAGAGGAtcaaggaggagaaggagaggctgCTCAGCAGTCTGGTGGAGGCAGA gcgTCAGATTATGCTGTGGGAGAAGAAGACCCAGCTGGTGAAAGAGACCAGGTCGGCTGTAGACTCTGAGGCGGGCCAAGGAGAAATCCGCATCATGAGGGCTGAGATCCACCGCATGGAG GTACGCTACGGTCAGCTGATGAAACAGCAGGAGCGTCTCCTCAGGGAGATGGAGACGGTGGTGGCGAGGAGGGAGACCATCGTGATGCGCAGCGAGGCCCAGGGCCGCTCCAACCGCAAGcagcccacacacaccaacttcCACGGCATCCTCCAGGGCCTGCGGCGGAAGATCCAGGACACGAAGAAG CAGGCGGAGGAGTGCGACGGGGTCCTCGGGGGGCTGCGGCAGAGCCAGGCCAGTCTGAGCTGCCGTCTGAGGGACAAACAGGTGCAGCTGCGCGAGCTCCACAGCGCCAGTGCCGTCCTCACCTCGGACCTTCGCTGTCAGCAGGACACCAGGGAGCAG AACCTGGCCCGTCTCGTCTCCCTCCAAGGCCGGGCCAAGCAGCTGCAGGCGGTGCGGGACGGACGCTACGTCGCCCTGTCCACCGCCGACGCCCTAGAGCCCGCGGTGCAGCGGCAGGAAGAGCGCCTGCACGCCGTGGCCGCCATCCTGCATCGGGTCCAGCAGGAGTTCCCCCAGCACCAGGGGGCGCTGCGACGCATCTCACTGGCCCTGGCCTCGCGGGCGCAGACACCAATCGATCAGGAGACCCGGTGA